The genomic DNA CACAGAACCAGAGGCAGGGCAGGGCTAGCATTACATCACTGTTGCTAAGTGCCATCTCACTgctttgtttttgtgtgtttggcaaagagagacaaagagaggaggagctaaagcCAAAGAACAATGTGGGCTTCTAGATTACGCTGGACAATGACTGAAGACGGAATGTTTGATATAGAGTCAATGTGTATATTTTAGCATTATTTAGTAAGACATATTATTTTTACTGCAGATTGACAATGTGTGTCAAACTCCTCTCATATAACAAATGACAAATTATTTTTGCAGATGGAAAAACACTTCTGAATGTGTGAGCGGTAGAGAGGTATGTACAGCATTTGAAAAGTGACCACCTCTGTTTGTTGACAGGACAGCTGCTGCCATTCGTTACTAGGccactctgttctccctctctcccgctcgcgGCTTGTTATGTCTCCTTAGCAACACTACAGCCATAAAACACTTGATTCACCACGCTACAAACAGCCGGGCCAACCTtgaatcctcccccctctgtTTTAACACAGCGACCTGGATCCTCTCGCAGGAAACTGGTTGCTATTGTTCCTCATCATGATAGCAAGACACGAGACAGATAGTCAAACTTTACGTCACCTTTGACCCCTATCGGTAGCTTGGACTTTAGTTGCAGGAATagcacatgggaatgacacactcTCTCTGACCTCTGCCTCTCGCTCCAAAGGTCAACTATGTCATCTCGACAGGGCATCTGTGTTGAGTCACCGAGAATGTACACCAACAGTGTGAAGCAATCCAGTACAAGACTGATGCTATAACTAGAGATGATAAGGCTACTGTACAAAGCGGGCTTGTTACGATAATGGATAGTTTGGATAACGCTGCAAGATGCATCATTAACACTTAATACAACTTCATAAGCAGTACATAAGCAATACATAAGCAGtacataagcactacataaatacGTTCATAAGCAATACATAAAGACATTCTTATATCAACAATCACTGTTCTTCCAATGTGAAACTGATAAGTATTTTAGTCATGGAGGTTTGATGAACGGGCAATCTTTATTTTCTGTCTGGGAATATTTTATTTACCAAATAAATAATGACTCAAATAAGTAATAACTATCCAGGGACCAAAAATAAATATTAAGTAAATGAATAAGTAAATAATGAGTATAAATCGATCCAGAAAGGTGGAGATTCATGGAGAGGGATTGTCCcagtcatagaaatagaatatcaCTCCAGTTCTGTGGTCTTAGATGGTCCTCCACTTTCACCACTAGCATCTGGCATCCAAAGCCAGGTCCAAAGCCAGGTCCAAAGCCAGGTCCAAAGCCAGGTCCAACGTAGCCACAAGGCAAACGTTCTACTACtgtggcagcaggtagcttagtggttagagcattgggccagtaaaaaaaatatgttgGTTCGAATATCCAAGcaaacaaggtgaaaaatctgtcgaagtGCTCTTGAGCAAGGGACTTAACcccaatttgctccaggggtgctgtactattatggctgaccctgtaaaacaacacatttcactgcacctatttggtgtatgtgacaataaaactcaTTTTTTTTTTACCTAACCTTTCAACCACCCAAAAATTGTAGGCTTGtgatatctgtctgtctgtctgtttgagtgTTTATATTGATGTATATCTTATCACGGCTCATAAACTTTAAGTGATGCTGCACTTTCTTTAGCTAAATTTATGTTTGGAAACACAAGGTTGTTCTCTGTGCTATTGCCATTGGTTAAGTCAATTAGGGAGCAAAATGTGTGTCCAAACAAAGACAAACAGTTGTTGTTTCTATTTGAGGGGCAAACTCTGTGAACCCAGTCTGGGAATGCCGAGGGCCGGGTCTGTCAGACCTGCCAGTTGTTGCTACACCTCCATGTGGACAGATCTGCTTATCCTGACAACCCACATATCCACactcccaccccccaaaaaagaaaaTGTAGGGTCTCTCGTTTGTCCCCATCTGTCATGTCCTTCACCATGCTCTCTCcgttccctttctctctttctctttctttctttctttccgtCCGTCTCTGAACAAGTCGGAGCTTGAGGAGAAAGCGGGGCCAGACACGGACTCGAGGAGTTCCTCTTTAACAGGAAATCTGAGATGCTAACCTCCTCCCCTGAGACCGCTgtagacagaacagaacatgcAGCCAACACACTGTACTTAGGGCTGGCCATGAATGAATGCGTTTCATGGGCTTTTCATGGGGGTTAGACAGGtttggagtgtgtttgtgtgttttcgtTCATGAGGAACTGTTCGCCTTGGCTTTCTTCACACCATATGGGTGTTTGTGGCATCGATTTCTGTGTGTataaatactgtatgtatttatatatcAACAACACACACGTATATTTGGTTGTATCTATTCGTGAGGACATCCTGTCTTGTTGGGAGCTATCAGCTTTCACCCGGCAGCCTGCCAGCCAACCAACACCCCtcccaccacccctctctcttctttccactctctctccctcttaccgCCGCCGATTCAGGAAGCCCAACCCTGACACTGATCCCACACTGGCATTTTTCCCAGGATACCCCTCCCCCGTCACCAATCCCATTTTTACCCCACCCTGACGCCCCCCTCCCATACCCTCTCCTCCACCAGTTCCCAAGATAAACAAAGACCTCAGTTTGTCTGGCCTCTAATGGGGGTCACATAGCCATGAATGGAGGGGCCAAATTGAGGAGGCTCTTTCTCTTCTTTTATAACAAAAGGAGGAACGGCAGAGTTTTCTCTGTGATGGCCCAAGGGGGTGGATGAATGGCTGTATTGTATACCTGCCAGCTTTAGTCTGACTTTTACTGTTTGACTTTTAACGCCTAGTAAAAATCTCAGAGATTGTGTTGGTAAGAAATGTGAGATCATTAACATACTCTCTGTAAGCAGAGAGATAAGAGTgtgattgtatttatttatttaattgatttatatttaatattttattatattattattatattaagtaACTGGTTTATCGCTGGTATTTCTAGAACTCTGCAGCTTGTGGGAGAATATTCTCAGAATGCtgtgttggttgtgttttggagagCTTTGATAGGGTTTTGCCCATTCCAGCACACACAGCACTGATTTGATTGGACAATGACACCTTTGAGCTTTGAAAATAAGAGGGATtcctccttctgtctgtctgtgtgtgtgtgtgtgtgtgtgtgtgtgtgtgtatgtgtgtgtgtgtgtgtgtgtgtgtgtgtgtgtgtgtgtgtgtgtgtgtgtgtgtgtgtgtgtgtgtgtgtgtgtgtgtgtgtgtgtgtgtgtgtgtgtcaatctcAGGGGTGTGTGTTGGAACAAGATGCATGAGTATCAGATTAGCTTTTTGTTTGTCAAACACAGTGAAAACAGCGAACCTAGTAAACAAGAAAATATAGTTATTAGCAAATAACCATTAAGGTTGAAATAGACACACAGGCAGTTTGATAAATGGATTTTTGGCCTTTTGTATTTTGGCTTTGTTAAGAAGAGATATTCATCTTGCTGAGAGAATCTAGACTCTGGAGTTTGTTGGCTTTCCTCATTTCCTGGTGACAAAGGGGTTATTGTAGCAGAACTTGCCTGGACATGTTTCAGGGCTGGTGATTGGCTGTTTGGCTGCTGCTCTGGAGAGGTTTCAGATTAACTAGAGAGAAGAAGACACAGAGGGACTGTGACCTCTAACCCAACATGTCAGGGGTCAAAACACCTTGGTCAAAACCCATCGATCTTCTTATGGTATTCCTTATCTACTCTATGTTTTAGCCTGCAGATATTTGGTTACTTTGCAGTCAGGttcaaatgttttattatttgtgcatttgtattgtatttgcgagacattctactgcactgttggagctagtaacatgagcatttcgctgcacctgctataacGCCTACAAATGTGTCTACGCGACCAGTAAACTTTGATTTTATACGTGTATTTCTGGTACAAAGCCTTTGTAAAAGGAGGTAGCTATTACAGTACCAAATATGTTCCTAAATAATATGTAGGCTATTCTCATTGTAAGAATGTAGAAGGACCAGGGTAAAGTTTGTGTGGCCCTTTTTCACCAGCCCTCCCCCACACACTAAAAGCTTGGTCGCAGATCCTGCTTGTTGACACCAGGCCTACTGTGGCCTCAGCTCAGTCTCTCAATAAATAATTTTAATCAAACCAACATTTCCCTTAAATTCCTCAAGTTTAGCCTGTAcattacaatctctctctctcacacacacacacacttgctcagCAGGAAAGTGCTTCGCAACtcacttctctcttctctctccctttcactcccTCTGTCTTTTTCCAGGAATCTGGAATTCTGGAAGTGGGGCCAACGAGTTTAAGAGGGTGATGGGTCGGACAGCTGCATGCGTTTAGCTTGGAAGGAGCCAGGCATGTACTCACATGTATGCAGCCATTCCTCTGTCTGTCCCAAtacagggagtggagagaggatgagtgCTTAGTAATCACATCACATGCAGATTAGTCATGAAACATAAACAGAAAAGAAAACCATTCCCACACCTTTAGAGATCCTTCATGCCTACTCGATCTTTCCGTCTCGCTTTCACGCATGCAAACACTTGCACTACTTTTCCTGAGAAAAAGGTGATGCAAATTATAATACTGTACCTAACCCTTTTCAAATTCCTACCATCTTATTAAGCCAATGTAATCAAGCCAATGTATGCCTGTGGCAAATAAACTACACATTTATGAAATAATCTTCATTCCAGTGTTCTTCAAGCCTTGCCCTGTGGATCCACAGGGAGTGcaagcttttgttccagcccagcactaataAGACACATGATTCAACtgatcaagggcttgatgatttgTTGAGTCCGGTGTGGTACAGCAGCAATGGGCTGGAACAAAACCCTGCACATCCCAGAGAACCAGGATTCAAGTACactgctctcctcctccctttctctctctctgtttgtgttctgctgcATGCGTGGTCAGCTGACTGGTAAGAGCCCCTGTCCTGGGACCGCCCCGTGTTAGCCTGCCTAGCCGGGATCCTTCTGATGGATCTCCAGGGAGCACCGGCTATTAATTCCCAGTTTCCATGTGAAAGAATGTGGCCATGCAGGACACTTAAGCCCATGCTGCATTGGATCAATTTGGTGTTGGAAATATAACAATATTATTATTGATAAATGTACTGCATTGTTGAGGGAGCTAGCACATAAGCACTTcgctgcaccttttatacctgctgtaaactgtgtgtgacgaatagatttttatttgaaatATGTTTGTATATCCATAACATGCATGCACCCTGTTCCTTAATAGTACCATTTCGTATTCATTGAGATGTTACAGGGCTATAAGGGTTTTATCCTTTAATACCCACCATGTTGCACATTAATTTTAGACTGAGTCTATGGTCACGCCCCCAAGTGTACAGTATTGTAGTGAGTTTATGTAAACAGTTCTCCTGTAGGTTTGTTGAGTTGACCTCTGGGCTTCCCTGTGGAAAGAATTTGAGCTAGTCACCTCACTGACATTGAAGTGTAAAATTAAGTGTTCAAGTTAAACAACCAGTGGCGTGGTTTAGATGGTTCAAGTTGGTAGAATAATAGTTTAGGTAACACTACAATTGATTCCTGGCCACATGTACTTTAGGTTAAACAGCTATTAGTTGACCTACATGTTGAACTGCACAAGCCAGGATTAGCTTTAACACAGCAGAGGCTAGAGCAGAAACGTGACACTGCATAGCAGACATGCCTGTGGGCACAATGTAAATGGTTTACAGCGTAGAGTAAAAAACGGGTTTGATGGCCGACTATCTGGGCcaggttaagggcttgtaattaagcatttcactgtaaggtctacaccggttgtattcggcgcatgtgacaaaaaaaTGTTGATTTGAAATAGGTTGGCCCTCCCCCGCTGAGCTATAAAAGCGATGTATGTTGAGATGTTGCAAAATGATCAGACCAGACTAGAGGAACAGTGCTGGTTATGTCACCAACATAGGGTCTTCTGTACACATccacatggtcctctgtagctcagctggtagagcacggcgcttgtaacgccaaggtagtgggttcgatccccgggaccacccatacacaaaaaaaatgtataacttttttttttttacatttttgtcatttagcagatgctcttatccagagtgacttacaggagcaattagggttaagtgccttgctcaagggcacatcgacagatttttcacctagtcggctcggggattagaaccagcgacctttcggttactggcacaacgctcttaaccactaagctacctgccgccctaatgtatgcacgcatgactgtaagtcgctttggataaaagcgtctgctaaatggcatattattattatgatgctAAGCAACAGCTGCTCTATCAAGGTCAAAACATTCACTTGTCTCTAGCAACACCACTAGAATTGCTGTGAGAATGGGCACAATGGAGCAAGAGCTTCTAAAAGCTGTAAGCTTAAATTGACTGATGTTGGGTTTATTTAACCAGGGGCTACATGTTGCATTCCCTTTgagaaataaaatatatttaatggcAATGCAAGGTAAAATGACTGGAAATTGTTTTTATTACTTGAAGGTTCACACAATACACCTGCATATGATAATGTATCATAAGTACTGTAAATGCAATATTGTGAAGTTGGCTACTGCTCAAATGGTGTCCTACATCCCCCTTTCAGCtcacaatttgatttgatccccgtgtagctcagttggtagagcatggcgttgggttgtgggttcgattcccacggggggccagtatgaaaaatttatgcattcactaactgtaagtcgctctggagaagagcgtgtGTAAAATGTAACGCTAAATTTTTTTGGCCAACCCACCCCTACTAGGTCACACATTACACTATCCGTGTCGCAACACTCGCTGCATTATGTGCAAACCAACCCCCATGAAAAAAAGAGCACAGAAAAGTGAATTGTTAGACAATGTTTTAATACGTGAGCATCACGCAATTATCATAATCCATGGCAGATACCAAAATACATAGATTGAGTAGGACATGGGAAAACAGTATTTACAGTCACAATATTACAAATGTACAAGTCTTTATAAAACAAAGACACTGTAGTGACCAGCAAATTCATATCAACAGATAGCGTTAGCATTGAGTCACATTCAGTCCCATATTAACGTTACCCTCGTTAAAAAATTATATTTCACCAATTTATACTTAAAGCTTTTGGTACAATGTAGACGACTTGTGTAGAAGCACGTTTCAAAGTATTGACTATCACTTCCGAATGTACCTCTCGCACATTCTTTCAAGAGATGTTCCATGTAAATAActactacagtaggcctactttcATTATGATGTTTGGGGAATTCCAATTTTACAAGGTGCTCAGTCCACCACGTGTATGTGAGGATAGTTTTGATGGAACTTTGCTTTATGTTCCAGCTTTATTCATATCCCCAAGCGTCAAAACCACAGTTTCAAAGTTCAAAAAGCGACAATTGCAGTACTCCAAGGGTTGAGGTTTTTGAGCATTTGATCACAACAGATTTGCCCTGAGTCACTGTCCTCTACCTCGGAATCGGGCTGCGCTCCGTCTTCACTACTCAAGAGTCCAGAAAAACTGGAACCGAATATTGTTATCAAACTCGATACGTTGCTAGTGTCCATTTCTTCGGTTTCCCCTTTATTTTCGTCGTTTTTAGAAATTAGAAGTGGGGATATGACTTTCGTTCTTTTCGGCAGGGGGTCTTTGAGTTCAGAGTCGTCGGCACTCCGTTTCCTGTTAGTGTACGCCCGGGGCACTTTGGGCTTGTGCGAATTTTCCTCCACTGATTCACTGTCGTCCGTCTGGCAGTCGGTCGGCGTCTCTGTGGCCTCTTTTGGATTACTCGGAGAGGGATCACTAATACAGTTGGATGAGATAGTAGTAACAACGTTGGAGACCTCACATGTAGCACTAGCCTCCGGGCTCTCTTCCGTTGTTTTCAGGTCGCTGCATCCTGAATCCAAAATTACATTTTCGGCGTGTTCTTGCTCGCCACTCGCTTGAGACTCAACGTCCAGTGACGCGGGGGATTCGACCACATTGATGGGCTCTCCCTTGTCCACCGCCACTTCGCTTTGCCCGTCTGATTCAGGCAGGCTCTCTGTCGAACCGGGGACCAATTTGTCTTGTTCTGAGTCCATGTACTCTCCCTCACACCACTCTCTTGCTTGCTGAGCGCTCAGGCATATCCCGCCGTAGTAGTCACGAAGGTATACTTGCCGGGCACTCCGTAGAACGAGGGAGACCAGTAGATTTTTGTGTAGTTTTATACCACCACGTTGAACTCTGGAGTTGTAAATCTTCCCCAGTGAAATACTCATAATCCGATGCGCCTCAACTTTATACTCCATGATTAAAAACTGAGGTTGATAAGCAAAAGCACCCCGTCTCTTGTGTTTCAGTCCTCGTGGAAACACAAATGGTTAAAAGTAGCCTAATCCTCAAATCCACGGTGGAGTTGCTTGACCTATAATGTAGCGACTGACTGTGGGCTATTCGCTTCCAAATGGCACTTAATTCTCAACAGTGACGTAACTGCTTGTTTGTTTTAGAAACAGACATTTAATAAACGCAAGATGTGCTTCATCGTTTCCATGTGCAGAAGCAAATCAGTGCATGGTCTAAGAAATTAAGGGTTGCGTTAACTTCTTACACCCTTCGCCCTAGTCACCAGCTGAACATTGAGAGGAATGGGATTGGTTCTAGTTTAACACTCCTTTATACCCTAACGTAATAACCACGTCAGCCAATGAAAACACATGTCGTTTTTACAATCGCTACTAATTCCGCCCCGCCAAATTCATATGGACCAATGGGCGTGCGCTAAAGAGAGAAATCAAATTTGAATACACAAGTGGGAGAGTGATTTAAAGACGTAAACACATGTTTAAACCCCTGGTGGGAATTGCTATCTAAAAAAAATAAGTGCATATAATAAAATCTAACATCCAAGATAGGCTATAGCTTATTATACTGTAGGCTACTAATGTACATTTCACAATAAGAATGCGTTTATTGTATAATTACATTTTAGAAAAATAAATGCTATCAATTAATATAGGCTATTTTACAATAGTCCTAAATGTTTCCAGTTATCATTCTTTTAACACCAGAAATAAGTTTAGATTTCCCCTCACTGCAATCTCTCCTAAATGTTAGTTGAGTCTTTTAGCTAGAACAACAACACTAATCCACACAGTTGTTTTCTGGTGTAATGCCTGTGTCCCCTTTAGAGtacatatattttattttgatGGCTGACTTCCTGGGCTGATGTAATGCTTTGACTGTTTTCAGCCAGGTCACATGATGCTTTTGTGCTGTGTCTTGGCACTGGCTTAATGCTATAGAATGGAACCGTTAGAAGGGGGAGGGGTAGGGGTGTTTTGTTTCAGGAGACTGTTAGGTATGCGGGATGAGGGGTGTGTTGAAATGCACTCTAATCGgaatggaatgaaaaaaataagtgcCTCTTGAGCCTATAGCGCAGTAAAAATGTGGTGATTTGTCAAGTCACTGTGCAGACCATAGTGTGGGTCATCATTTGCATGATGTTTGTGTTTTTAAAAAAGCATGCCCCTGGGCTTCTTTAAAGGAGGATTTCCCCATTTTGGCATGTGGAataattatttaattgattaagGATTGTTTATTTGCATTAATGCTTTTTAATTTATTCCAAATATTGAACACAAAGGCCCCCATTCAGGCTGTGCTCGAGTTTGAGATCGACTTCTGCCGTCAGTAAACTGATTGATCCTCAAATGATAATGAGCCACATTTCCAACCTGGCCCCTTTcaatcatggccacctaatcatccccctgATTCCCAATTGGCatatatcactcctcacctctgcaccatgatagctgatgtgtggtgagtgTTCTGGCCAAACAAATGGTTTCTGtgcatcacccaagtgggtgctacacattggtggtggaAGAGGTGAGTTTACTATGTAAGGGGGGGAAACACCTACTGTAGGTGGATAGGGAATGCAATCAATGATTtaggatgcaaggtgatttgtagatcagttagTCTGGAGTCGCAAACTACAGTAGTCGATCTCAAAGACACAGAATGAGCTAAATTAATGCTCTCAGTCAAACACATCCCTTAACAAAGTGTATCCAATCAGTAACCACACAGGTGTGGCTGGAGCAGTTGTAGGGGTTAAAGGTCAAAAAACAGTCAGTGGcaaaccatttacattttagtcatttagcagacgctcttatccagagcgacttacagttagtgcatacattatttttttcatactggccccccgtgggaaacgaacccacaaccctggctttgcaaacgccatgctctaccaactgagctacatccctgccggccattccctcccctaccctggacaacgctgggccaattgtgcgccgccccatgggtctcccggtctcggccagctacgacagagcctggattcgaaccaggatctctagtggcacagctagcactgtgatgcagtgccttagaccactgcgccactcgggagactaaccATTTCCTGCGGTCCCCATGGTGTGTTTGGGGGACCACCATACTGGCTTGTAGAGCAGTGACCAACCTCCCCAAATCAACATGTAGGATTTGTCTGCAGTGATTCCTTTCAGCCTTGAGCCAATCAGAAAACAAATGATGTTAGTAAATGAGGGGTGAATCTAAATATCACCTTCTTTTCAAATTGTTTTCTTGTAGAAGTTCTGAGAGGAATCTGAGACCTCCTCCAATGCATTTTaacaaggagatgaggagagaggataggaggaaTCAAGAAAATAATTGAGATGCACCCATTCCCAAGATGTTGACTATAACCTGGGTTCCTATAgcgccccacagtggaggtgtcataatacccataaaacctagctgtcaaacagggaaatggttccaatagtttttccagcattaatttttcccataggggattttagaaacacttaaaattagggctgtgtttcgtgtaggcttaccgtGGTGTGACATTTTGAtgaccatgtaaatctctcttggacaaggtgacttttgtttgtttttgctgttctccaactGATATTTTagagttttttttaaattgtgtagaagtacagtaaatgagcttcaactggtgggtgtatttctacacaccccactttgccataccctaggtttagctgaacTGACACCACTGTACCCCACCCAACCCCCATCTGCAAATAAaacccccacaaaagggctttattacagacagaaatactcctcagcaccagatggggaggtcctgggctggcgtggtcctgggctggcaacagctctggtggacactcctgcagtcagcatgccaattgcacactccctcaaaacttgagacatctgtggtattgtgttgtgtgacaaaacggcacattttacagtggccttttattgtccgcaggataaatgctcactaacaggtatgTCAACAAATTTGTcctcaaaatttgagagaaataagctttttgtgtgtatggaacatttctgggaacttttatttcagctcatgaaacatgggaccaacactttacatgttgcgtttatatttttgttctgtatagatCCCTTCAGTTACCAGTGCCCCACCAGATTATCCCATTACCTGGGATACGAACCAGCGACCCTCCGGTTGATGGCCCCGCTACCTGTTGAAGGTTGTTTCTTATCTAGACCTACGACGAATGATTAGATAGGTCGGTTTAAAGATAAATACTTCTGGTTAACGTTCACATTACATATTAAATAGGTCAGATGCCAGTCACCAAATAATACACTAACCTTCGAACCGGAAGCAATTTCGTGGAGTCATGGAAGTTTTGAAGCACTCGCTGTTGGATGCTCGCATGTAAACAGAACctcttgttttgttgttgtaagACAATCAACAGGTCATGCATGCCTCTCGAAGGGGTACGAATTTGAAACATTAGTATTGCAGTAAATTATTGAGCAACATGTCTATGGAAGATCCGTTTTTCGTCGTCAAATGGTAAGTAGCTAAGGCTTAATCAGCCTGTCAGCTTCAAccgtgtaatgttagctagctagctatcttgttTGCCATCAAGCCTGGCTTTAGCAAGGATGGCtaacggtagctagctaactagtttggAACAAAGGGGATTTGTTGAAGCTATCCGTCTAGCAAATTGCATTCGTGATTGACAGCTGATTGTCACAATGATGAGAGGCATATGATAGAATTTTGTGTTTTTATGGCGTTTGTCTTAACGGGTTGGATATACAGCTAACATTGTAGCTATAGCTAGCATGTTTAGCAAACGGGTAGCTCGCTGTCGCAGTCTTGGGTTTCTTTACAACGTTTAATTTGTTAGCTAATGTATGATTTTTTAAAAGACAGACAGCTATGGCAAAGATTCTTCTTTACAGTTTGTGACTAGCTATATCAGTTGACGTATTAATGATATTGTATGTGTGGTTATGTTAATATGCCACTGTGACTGTAACGTTATGTCTTGCCGGCTACCTCTTTGTTATACACAGTATTGCATTTATATGTGCTATAACTAGATAGATAGCTAGATATATGTACTTTATTATTGACTCTCTTAATCTCCAGTGAGGTCCAGAAGGCAGTGAACACTGCCCAAGGGCTGTACCAGAGATGGAGCGAGCTGCTACAGGATCCCAGTGGTACTTCCAAGGAGGAGGTAGACTGGACCACCAATGAGTTGAGAAACAGTCTGCGGTCCATCGAATGGGACCTGGAGGATCTCGATGAGACCATCAATATCCTTCCAACATAAAATGACCATTAGTTTAACTTGGTTTATCAAAACAAATACAGTACTTCCTCCAATTGTAGTTGATTTCAGTCTTCATAGagaataaaatattttttctactcCACTTGATTGTCATGTCTTTGGTGCATGTTAGTGTTGAATAGGCTATTCCTTAACAGTGAATGCAAGTATTGTTGAATCAAACCCTAAGAAGTTCAATCTGGACGCAGTGGAGCTAACCAAACGGAAAGGCTTCATCACAAGCACTAGACAAACTGTTAAGGTGAGTCAGGCCCGAGGCACACAGGCTTGAATGGAATCCGGTTGAACTTGTAGTAACCATCACACAAAAATATGACCGCAAGCAGCAGTAACACTAACAAAAATAATAGGGTTCCTGCACCTTCTGTGCTAGGACCCCTAATTAGAGGTGTTGTGTTTTATAATAGCCATTATCAGCCAATGGCCAACGCATAGTGTATACctttattattacatttacattttagtagacactcttatccagagcgacttacagttagtgagtgcatacattattttatttttttcatactggccccccgtcggaatcgaacccacatcccttgCG from Coregonus clupeaformis isolate EN_2021a chromosome 11, ASM2061545v1, whole genome shotgun sequence includes the following:
- the LOC121577235 gene encoding immediate early response gene 5 protein-like encodes the protein MEYKVEAHRIMSISLGKIYNSRVQRGGIKLHKNLLVSLVLRSARQVYLRDYYGGICLSAQQAREWCEGEYMDSEQDKLVPGSTESLPESDGQSEVAVDKGEPINVVESPASLDVESQASGEQEHAENVILDSGCSDLKTTEESPEASATCEVSNVVTTISSNCISDPSPSNPKEATETPTDCQTDDSESVEENSHKPKVPRAYTNRKRSADDSELKDPLPKRTKVISPLLISKNDENKGETEEMDTSNVSSLITIFGSSFSGLLSSEDGAQPDSEVEDSDSGQICCDQMLKNLNPWSTAIVAF